In the genome of Hymenobacter cellulosivorans, one region contains:
- a CDS encoding methionine aminotransferase: MPLPLLTSKLPDVGTSIFSVMSQLAAECGAINLAQGFPDYDPPQALMEALARHARTPGHQQYAPMPGLPRLREAISHKTAAVYGVPAPDPNTEITVTSGATEALYAVLAAVVRPGDEVIVLEPAYDLYGPAIRLQGGVPVYVPLRIPEFTPDWDQVKAALTPRTRLMMINTPHNPSGAVLTPQDLATLAELLADTNAFLLSDEVYEHMVFDGQQHASALQVPALAERSFVLSSFGKTYHATGWKVGYCIAPPLLTAEVRRVHQFLTFAVSTPAQHALADVLLDPEQYTTLPAFYQRKRDLFGQLLQGSRFELLPTPGSYFQVARYDQISTEGDAAFAQRLTREFGVAVIPVSAFYHHGLDHGLIRFCFAKRDDTLTLAAERLRQI, encoded by the coding sequence ATGCCCTTACCGCTTCTCACGTCCAAGCTGCCTGATGTCGGCACCAGTATTTTCTCGGTTATGTCGCAGCTGGCCGCCGAGTGCGGCGCGATTAACTTAGCCCAGGGATTTCCCGATTACGACCCGCCGCAGGCCCTGATGGAGGCCCTGGCCCGCCATGCCCGCACCCCCGGCCACCAGCAGTACGCGCCCATGCCCGGCCTGCCCCGGCTGCGCGAGGCCATCAGCCACAAAACCGCGGCTGTCTACGGCGTGCCGGCCCCCGACCCCAATACCGAAATTACCGTCACGAGCGGCGCTACCGAAGCGCTGTATGCCGTGCTGGCCGCCGTGGTGCGCCCCGGCGACGAAGTCATCGTGCTGGAGCCGGCCTACGATCTGTACGGCCCGGCCATCCGGCTCCAGGGCGGCGTGCCGGTGTACGTGCCGCTGCGGATCCCGGAGTTCACGCCCGACTGGGACCAGGTGAAAGCTGCCCTGACGCCCCGCACCCGACTGATGATGATCAACACGCCGCACAACCCTTCGGGCGCGGTGCTTACCCCCCAGGACCTGGCCACGCTGGCCGAGCTGCTGGCCGATACCAATGCGTTTTTGCTTAGCGACGAAGTATATGAGCACATGGTGTTCGACGGGCAGCAGCACGCCAGCGCCCTGCAAGTGCCGGCTTTGGCCGAGCGCAGCTTCGTGCTGTCGTCGTTTGGCAAAACCTACCACGCCACGGGCTGGAAAGTGGGTTACTGCATTGCCCCACCCCTGCTCACGGCCGAAGTGCGCCGCGTGCATCAGTTCCTGACCTTTGCCGTGAGCACGCCCGCCCAGCACGCCCTGGCCGATGTGCTCCTGGACCCTGAGCAGTACACCACCCTGCCGGCTTTCTATCAGCGCAAGCGCGACCTGTTCGGGCAACTGCTGCAGGGCTCCCGGTTTGAGTTGCTGCCCACGCCCGGCTCCTACTTCCAAGTAGCCCGTTACGACCAGATTTCGACCGAGGGCGACGCGGCCTTTGCCCAGCGCCTCACCCGCGAGTTTGGGGTGGCCGTCATCCCGGTATCGGCCTTCTATCACCACGGTCTGGACCACGGCCTGATCCGGTTTTGCTTTGCCAAGCGCGACGATACGCTGACGCTGGCGGCCGAGCGGCTGCGCCAAATCTAA
- a CDS encoding amidohydrolase — protein sequence MSDLTVSFVQASLHWHDPAANWAELGQHIEEISIPTDLIVLPEMFTTGFSMEAAHLAETMDGPTVAWMKQLAAARDAVVTGSIIIRDQDQYFNRLLWVRPDGTLSYYNKRHLFGMAGEREVYTAGTQRLVEEWRGWRICPLVCYDLRFPVWSRNSAAAPYDLLLYVANWPSARRTAWITLLRARAIENLAYTIGVNVVGIDGNSLAYAGDSALLDMRGEYLVEVGNHETSITRTLRRTDLEAFRERFPALNDADSFSLGEPISELTHQA from the coding sequence GTGTCTGATTTAACCGTTTCCTTCGTCCAAGCCTCCCTGCACTGGCACGACCCGGCCGCCAACTGGGCCGAACTCGGCCAGCACATCGAGGAAATCTCCATTCCGACCGACCTGATTGTGCTGCCGGAAATGTTTACCACCGGCTTTAGCATGGAGGCTGCCCACCTGGCCGAAACCATGGACGGCCCCACCGTGGCCTGGATGAAGCAGCTGGCCGCAGCCCGCGACGCGGTAGTGACCGGCAGTATTATCATCCGCGACCAGGACCAGTATTTCAACCGCCTGCTATGGGTACGGCCCGACGGCACGCTGAGCTACTACAACAAGCGCCACCTGTTTGGCATGGCTGGTGAACGGGAGGTGTACACGGCCGGCACCCAACGGCTGGTAGAGGAATGGCGCGGCTGGCGCATCTGTCCGCTGGTGTGCTATGATCTGCGCTTCCCGGTCTGGAGCCGCAACTCGGCCGCGGCGCCTTACGACCTGCTGCTGTACGTAGCCAACTGGCCCTCGGCGCGGCGCACCGCCTGGATTACGCTGCTACGCGCCCGGGCCATCGAAAACCTGGCCTATACCATTGGCGTCAACGTGGTGGGCATTGATGGCAACAGCCTCGCCTACGCCGGCGACTCGGCTCTGCTCGACATGCGGGGCGAGTACCTGGTGGAAGTCGGCAACCACGAAACCAGCATCACCCGCACCCTGCGTCGCACCGACCTGGAAGCCTTCCGGGAGCGGTTCCCCGCCCTGAACGATGCCGACTCCTTCTCCCTGGGCGAGCCGATTTCGGAGTTGACCCACCAGGCATAA
- a CDS encoding T9SS type A sorting domain-containing protein, with the protein MRQSLSILLFLSTFGGLAEQAAAQTPFGFEYRSVANVVHGTETLTAPWAGGLNTAQFSSIDLNGDAQNDLYIFDRQTRRSYTYLNAANPSGGRRWEYAPEYQSLFPKELNNWVQLRDYDCDGRPDIFTMGSISGSIRVYHNVASGGGKPTFQLLTDELLYVSGNSQININTGGYNTPAIEDVNGDGRLDITTFNYINSTTIHYFVNTSTAACGGLSFALSTERWGGLQVCYSSCSSFVFGNDQCRSVLKPNHTSGNNLLPLDLDGDGKKDLLTARDNCPELVRLTNEGTTATARFTAAGQTANFPAATPLRLPNFPAPYSLDVTFDGRPDLVVTPNVFDHLDTISTHQSVWFYENTSATAVPDFAFRQNDFLQKDMLDAGDKAAVTFGDLTGDGLKDMLVSGVSRATTKGFYRASLWFYQNVGTAGNPVFKLITNDYLNLSGKKYGSLRPVLVDLNRDGTLDLAFSAFTLSNPSFNFIGYFLNTASASQAAAYNTATPTLLSNVPNRAYDTPTFTDIDGDGYVDMLLSTNTSSPTYPGQALRYYRNNGTQPLNQAFVVVNNDYGQLRTPTDERPNNLATAVADFDGDNQPDLVTIDELGQLHFYANFRSQSGLFMDRTDVLFNKTLSRFETLELGSRIENLYTLAAADVDNDGKPELFVGTQDGGVVALGVRSAVLSTKNTVAALPLSVYPNPATTTATVQTPQPTRLTVVDVLGRRVLTQPALLTQHTLELRGLVPGVYLVRAEAASGQTGTQRLVVQ; encoded by the coding sequence CTGACCGCACCCTGGGCCGGGGGCCTGAACACGGCCCAGTTTTCGAGCATCGACCTCAACGGCGACGCCCAGAACGACCTCTACATCTTCGACCGCCAGACCCGGCGCTCCTACACCTACCTCAACGCGGCTAACCCCAGCGGCGGGCGGCGGTGGGAGTACGCCCCCGAGTACCAGTCGCTGTTTCCCAAAGAACTCAACAACTGGGTGCAGCTGCGCGACTACGACTGCGACGGCCGCCCCGACATCTTTACCATGGGGTCCATCAGTGGCAGCATCCGGGTCTACCACAACGTGGCCAGCGGTGGGGGCAAGCCCACGTTTCAGCTCCTGACCGATGAGCTGCTTTACGTGTCGGGCAACAGCCAGATCAACATCAATACCGGGGGCTACAACACGCCGGCCATTGAGGACGTGAACGGCGACGGCCGCCTCGATATTACCACCTTCAACTACATCAACAGCACCACGATTCATTACTTCGTGAACACCAGCACCGCGGCCTGCGGGGGCCTGAGCTTCGCCCTCTCTACCGAGCGGTGGGGCGGACTGCAGGTGTGCTACAGCAGCTGCTCATCCTTCGTGTTTGGCAATGACCAGTGCCGTAGCGTGCTCAAGCCCAACCACACCAGCGGCAACAACCTGCTCCCGCTTGACCTGGACGGCGACGGCAAAAAGGACCTGCTGACCGCGCGCGACAACTGCCCGGAGCTGGTGCGCCTGACCAATGAAGGCACCACGGCCACTGCCCGCTTTACGGCCGCCGGCCAAACGGCCAACTTCCCCGCCGCCACGCCCCTGCGCCTGCCCAATTTCCCGGCGCCGTATTCCCTGGATGTGACCTTCGACGGGCGGCCCGACCTGGTGGTAACGCCCAACGTTTTCGACCACCTCGACACCATCAGTACCCACCAGAGCGTGTGGTTCTATGAAAATACCAGCGCTACGGCCGTCCCTGACTTCGCCTTCCGGCAGAATGATTTCCTGCAGAAAGACATGCTGGATGCGGGCGACAAAGCCGCCGTCACGTTCGGTGACCTGACCGGCGACGGGTTGAAGGATATGCTCGTCAGTGGCGTAAGTCGGGCCACGACTAAGGGCTTCTACCGGGCCTCGTTGTGGTTTTACCAGAACGTGGGCACAGCCGGCAACCCGGTGTTTAAGCTCATTACCAACGACTACCTGAACCTGTCTGGCAAGAAATACGGCTCCCTGCGCCCGGTGCTCGTCGACCTGAACCGGGATGGGACCCTGGACCTGGCTTTCTCGGCTTTCACGCTGAGCAACCCGTCCTTCAACTTCATTGGCTACTTCCTCAATACAGCCAGCGCCAGCCAGGCGGCCGCCTATAACACGGCCACGCCCACCCTGCTCAGCAACGTACCCAACCGGGCCTACGACACGCCCACCTTCACCGACATCGACGGCGACGGGTACGTCGACATGCTGCTCAGCACCAATACCAGCTCACCCACGTACCCCGGCCAGGCCCTGCGCTACTACCGCAATAACGGCACCCAGCCGCTCAATCAGGCCTTTGTGGTGGTAAACAACGACTACGGCCAGCTGCGTACCCCCACTGACGAGCGTCCCAACAACCTGGCTACCGCCGTGGCCGACTTCGACGGTGATAACCAACCCGACTTGGTCACGATAGACGAGCTGGGGCAACTGCATTTCTACGCCAACTTCCGTAGCCAGAGCGGCCTGTTCATGGACCGCACCGATGTGCTGTTCAACAAAACCCTAAGCCGCTTCGAAACCCTGGAGCTAGGCTCCCGCATCGAAAACCTCTACACGCTGGCCGCCGCCGACGTGGACAACGACGGCAAGCCCGAGCTGTTTGTGGGTACCCAGGACGGGGGCGTCGTGGCCCTGGGCGTCCGGAGTGCGGTGCTAAGCACCAAGAACACCGTGGCCGCGCTGCCGCTGAGTGTGTACCCCAACCCGGCCACCACCACCGCCACCGTGCAAACGCCCCAGCCTACCCGCCTCACGGTGGTTGATGTGCTGGGCCGCCGCGTGCTCACGCAGCCCGCCCTGCTAACCCAGCACACCCTGGAGCTGCGGGGCCTAGTCCCCGGCGTGTACTTGGTGCGGGCTGAAGCGGCCAGCGGGCAAACGGGCACGCAGCGGCTGGTAGTGCAGTAA